The following are from one region of the Serinus canaria isolate serCan28SL12 chromosome 8, serCan2020, whole genome shotgun sequence genome:
- the PRKAB2 gene encoding 5'-AMP-activated protein kinase subunit beta-2 isoform X1 produces the protein MGNTTSERVSGERHGSKSQRSDGSSASHPAKEHPHKIMVGSTDDPSVFSSHDSKIPGDKEFVSWQPDLEESVKPSQQARPTVIRWADGGKEVFISGSFNNWSTKIPLIKSHNDFVAILDLPEGEHQYKFFVDGQWVHDPSEPVVTSQMGTINNLIHVKKSDFEVFDALKVDSLESSETSGRDLSSSPPGPYGQEMYVYRPEERFKSPPILPPHLLQVILNKDTNISCDPALLPEPNHVMLNHLYALSIKDGVMVLSATHRYKKKYVTTLLYKPI, from the exons ATGGGGAACACCACCAGTGAGCGGGTGTCGGGGGAGCGCCATGGCTCCAAGTCCCAGCGCTCAGACGGCTCCAGTGCCTCCCACCCTGCCAAGGAGCACCCACACAAGATCATGGTGGGCAGCACTGACGACCCCAGTGTCTTCAGCTCACATGACTCCAAG ATTCCTGGGGACAAGGAGTTTGTGTCGTGGCAGCCAGATTTGGAGGAGTCAGTGAAACCATCCCAGCAGGCTCGTCCAACTGTCATACGCTGGGCTGATGGAGGCAAGGAGGTCTTCATCTCTGGATCCTTCAACAACTGGAGCACCAAGATCCCACTCATCAAGAG ccacaaTGACTTCGTTGCTATCCTGGACCTTCCAGAAGGAGAGCACCAGTACAAATTTTTTGTGGATGGCCAGTGGGTCCATGATCCATCTGAG CCTGTGGTTACCAGCCAGATGGGGACGATAAACAACCTCATCCACGTCAAGAAGTCTGACTTCGAGGTGTTTGATGCCTTGAAGGTGGATTCCCTGGAAAGCTCAGAAACCTCAGGTCGGG ATTTATCCAGCTCCCCACCAGGACCTTATGGCCAGGAGATGTACGTGTACCGGCCCGAGGAGCGCTTCAAATCCCCACCCATCCTCCCACCCCACCTCCTCCAGGTCATCCTCAACAAGGATACCAACATCTCG TgtgacccagccctgctgcccgAGCCCAACCACGTCATGCTCAATCACCTCTACGCGCTCTCCATCAAG GATGGGGTGATGGTGCTCAGTGCCACGCACCGCTACAAGAAGAAGTACGTCACCACGCTGCTGTACAAGCCCATCTGA
- the PRKAB2 gene encoding 5'-AMP-activated protein kinase subunit beta-2 isoform X2, with protein sequence MGNTTSERVSGERHGSKSQRSDGSSASHPAKEHPHKIMVGSTDDPSVFSSHDSKIPGDKEFVSWQPDLEESVKPSQQARPTVIRWADGGKEVFISGSFNNWSTKIPLIKSHNDFVAILDLPEGEHQYKFFVDGQWVHDPSEPVVTSQMGTINNLIHVKKSDFEVFDALKVDSLESSETSDLSSSPPGPYGQEMYVYRPEERFKSPPILPPHLLQVILNKDTNISCDPALLPEPNHVMLNHLYALSIKDGVMVLSATHRYKKKYVTTLLYKPI encoded by the exons ATGGGGAACACCACCAGTGAGCGGGTGTCGGGGGAGCGCCATGGCTCCAAGTCCCAGCGCTCAGACGGCTCCAGTGCCTCCCACCCTGCCAAGGAGCACCCACACAAGATCATGGTGGGCAGCACTGACGACCCCAGTGTCTTCAGCTCACATGACTCCAAG ATTCCTGGGGACAAGGAGTTTGTGTCGTGGCAGCCAGATTTGGAGGAGTCAGTGAAACCATCCCAGCAGGCTCGTCCAACTGTCATACGCTGGGCTGATGGAGGCAAGGAGGTCTTCATCTCTGGATCCTTCAACAACTGGAGCACCAAGATCCCACTCATCAAGAG ccacaaTGACTTCGTTGCTATCCTGGACCTTCCAGAAGGAGAGCACCAGTACAAATTTTTTGTGGATGGCCAGTGGGTCCATGATCCATCTGAG CCTGTGGTTACCAGCCAGATGGGGACGATAAACAACCTCATCCACGTCAAGAAGTCTGACTTCGAGGTGTTTGATGCCTTGAAGGTGGATTCCCTGGAAAGCTCAGAAACCTCAG ATTTATCCAGCTCCCCACCAGGACCTTATGGCCAGGAGATGTACGTGTACCGGCCCGAGGAGCGCTTCAAATCCCCACCCATCCTCCCACCCCACCTCCTCCAGGTCATCCTCAACAAGGATACCAACATCTCG TgtgacccagccctgctgcccgAGCCCAACCACGTCATGCTCAATCACCTCTACGCGCTCTCCATCAAG GATGGGGTGATGGTGCTCAGTGCCACGCACCGCTACAAGAAGAAGTACGTCACCACGCTGCTGTACAAGCCCATCTGA